GGAGCATATTCCAGCCCGAGCTTCAGAAGATGGTCGACCTCTCGGTGAGACGTGCAGAGCTGCTGATGGAACCCCGAGGTGTGAAGACCGTGTATGACTCGATGCTCGACGAGTATGAGCGCGGGATGCGGGCCGATGCAGTTGCTCGTGTCTTTTCTGAACTCCGGACGGGTCTGATACCACTTGTGTCAAAGTACGCTGATGCATCAAGCAAGCTCGACTTGGGCTTCATCAATAGGAGAGTCCCCGTTGAGACTCAGAGAAGGATGGCGCTTGGTCTTGCGTCCTTCATCCAGTATGACGTCAAATCATCACAGGCTGGGGGTCGCATCGATGAGGCCGAGCACCCATTCACGACAGGTTACTTTGACGATGTCCGATTCACCGTGCACTATCATGAGGACAACGTGTCTTCGGCAATCTATGCGGTGCTTCATGAGGGAGGCCACGCCCTGTACGAGCAGAACCTCTGCCATGACTGGATGTACACTCCTGTCGGTCAGGCCGCCAGCAGTGGAATCCACGAATCCATGAGTCGTTTTGTCGAGAACATAGTCGGCCGATCGCCGGAGTTCTGGCGCTACTACTATCCACACTTTTGCGTCACAACTGACGGGTTCTTCAGCGACATCTCGCCGGAGTTGATGGTGCTCGCCTCCAACATTGTTCGGCCCTCTAAGATCAGGGTTGAGGCCGATGAGCTGACCTACTCGCTGCACATCATCATTCGGTTTGAGATTGAGAGAGACCTCTTCTCAGGGAAGATATCGGTCAGCGAGCTTCCTCAGGCGTGGAACGACAAGTACGAGCATTACCTTGGTGTCGAGATTGAGAATGACTCAGAAGGAGTGATGCAGGACATTCACTGGTCTGCTGGCCTGTTCGGTTACTTCCCATCATACGCATTAGGGAATGTGTACG
This DNA window, taken from Candidatus Thorarchaeota archaeon, encodes the following:
- a CDS encoding carboxypeptidase M32, which produces MNAYERLMAASKEARLAETSAAILNWDLETYMPPKGIRLRSEQLGYLSTVAHLAIARPEFGQLIEEAEKLELDEVQRRNLYLFKREYAEKTSLPAELVGEHAKQQAVATETWRRAKAAKDWSIFQPELQKMVDLSVRRAELLMEPRGVKTVYDSMLDEYERGMRADAVARVFSELRTGLIPLVSKYADASSKLDLGFINRRVPVETQRRMALGLASFIQYDVKSSQAGGRIDEAEHPFTTGYFDDVRFTVHYHEDNVSSAIYAVLHEGGHALYEQNLCHDWMYTPVGQAASSGIHESMSRFVENIVGRSPEFWRYYYPHFCVTTDGFFSDISPELMVLASNIVRPSKIRVEADELTYSLHIIIRFEIERDLFSGKISVSELPQAWNDKYEHYLGVEIENDSEGVMQDIHWSAGLFGYFPSYALGNVYDGMWLQKLDRDLPDWRASIEQGSFAPVKEWLIQNVHRWASMYDPADLLKRTTGKSLTAKPFLAYLKDKYSAIFGV